Proteins encoded within one genomic window of Trichomycterus rosablanca isolate fTriRos1 chromosome 7, fTriRos1.hap1, whole genome shotgun sequence:
- the LOC134317984 gene encoding protein-lysine 6-oxidase translates to MRDFLFIVVVVLCVLQAAVGQDRSDSGAAAAVGADRVRAAPAPAGASRLAIQWSGNGRAFNLLSRGSQYLPPRRRAKERENKPVITVRESNQTAPVQQSAHTDSNRIPQPESTTRPADRDVMVGDDPYDPYKSIHNDPYNPYYNYYDFYYRPRHRSRARPGYGTQFFQHGLPDLIPDAYYVQTSTYIQKVPMYSLRCAAEENCLTSSAAHARDYDTRVLLRFPQRVKNQGTADFLPSRPRYAWEWHSCHQHYHSMDEFCHYDLLDASTQSKVAEGHKASFCLEDTSCDPGYYRRYACTSHTQGLSPGCYDTYNADIDCQWIDITDVKPGKYILKITVNPTYQVPESDISNNILRCDIQYTGNYVHTSGCSISQ, encoded by the exons cagcagtaggtGCAGACAGGGTGCGTGCGGCTCCGGCTCCGGCAGGTGCTTCACGGCTGGCGATACAATGGAGCGGCAACGGCCGCGCGTTTAACCTGCTGAGCCGTGGCTCTCAGTATCTGCCTCCGAGGAGAAGAGCcaaagagagagaaaacaaaCCAGTGATTACTGTCCGAGAATCAAACCAGACTGCTCCAGTGCAGCAGAGCGCTCACACCGACTCTAACCGGATTCCGCAACCTGAATCCACGACGCGACCTGCAGACAGAGACGTGATGGTCGGAGATGATCCATACGATCCCTACAAATCCATCCACAACGACCCCTATAACCCGTACTACAACTACTACGATTTCTACTACAGACCCCGACACAGGAGCAGAGCCAGACCCGGCTATGGAACCCAATTTTTTCAGCATG GTCTTCCAGATCTAATTCCAGATGCATATTATGTGCAAACTTCTACCTACATACAGAAGGTACCGATGTACAGTCTTAGATGTGCAGCCGAGGAAAACTGCTTGACAAG CTCTGCTGCACATGCACGGGACTATGATACACGCGTGCTGCTCAGGTTTCCTCAGCGGGTGAAGAACCAAGGGACTGCTGACTTTCTCCCAAGTAGACCACGCTATGCATGGGAATGGCACAGCTGTCACCA ACACTACCACAGTATGGATGAGTTTTGTCATTATGATTTGCTGGATGCATCCACTCAAAGCAAAGTAGCTGAAGGCCACAAAGCCAGCTTCTGCCTGGAGGATACGTCCTGTGATCCTGGCTATTATCGACGGTACGCCTGCACATCTCACACTCAG GGTTTGAGCCCTGGATGTTATGATACCTACAATGCAGACATTGACTGCCAGTGGATTGACATTACTGATGTCAAACCTGGAAAGTACATTCTTAAG ATTACTGTGAATCCAACTTACCAGGTTCCTGAGTCAGACATTAGCAACAACATACTGCGCTGTGATATTCAGTATACGGGCAATTACGTGCATACATCAGGATGCAGTATATCCCAGTAA